GCATTCCAACCTGGACCGCTTGCGCACGCTCTAGGCTGAAGCCATTCCACTTATAGGAGGGAAGCCATGACCAAAGACCAGAATCATCCTGCCCAGCAAAACCCCAGCCCGGAAGGTGGCGACAAAGACACCAACTCCCTGCATGACATCAAGGGTGTGCAGCAGCAGGACATGCTGGACAAGGGCGAGGAAGTGGATCAGAAGCCTGAGTCGGTCAAAGGCACCGATGTAGGACACAACGGCTCTCCACAAAGCCGCTAAGGTTCACGCGTTGATCTGGCCAGCCTATATCCGGCCAGATCCAACGCCAGAAGCGCCGGGGGAAATTTCCCTGGGCGCTTTCATTTTTTTGCCCCAGTCTCGCCACGGTCAAATTTGGGGTGGTCTTTACCTCTTCTAAGTTGCCGAGAATGGCCCAGCAGGGTGCGCCCTATACTGGGTCTACTGTGAGCAACTTTTCTCTCAAGCGGACGCCGGGGCTGGCTCTTGCGGCCCTGGGCCTCCTCAGCACGGGGTATTTCTTTCCAGCGGCAGCCCAGTCATCAGCGACCGGGCCGGTCCCCATGACCCAGCAGGCGGCTCCCATCTCGGCCAGCAGCTACGTGACAGTGGGTCAGTTCTACTACGGTCAGGGCAACTTCCAGCGTGCCCTGGTGGCCTACGGCGCTGCAGTCCGCGCCAACCCGACCAACCCCGACGCCCTGCTGGGCCTGGGCCGCACCCAGACCCGCTTGGGCCAGAGCAGTGCCGCAGCGGCCACCCTGACCCGCTTGCTTGAGCTGGATCCGGCCAACATCAGCGCTCATGTTGCCCTGTCGCAGGCCTACTCCCTGGCTTTCCGGCAGGACCGGCTACCGCAGAGCGGCGAAATTCGGCTGGGACAGCCCGCAGGCGGTGATGCGAATCTGCGCTCCGCACTGGCGACGCTGGACGCTGCTGAACGTGCACTGAGTGGCCTTCCCACTGCGCGCCGGGGAACCGAAGCCAGCAAAATCTGGAACGAGCGCGGCTACATCTTGCGGTTCCAAGGGGACCTGCGCGGTGCCATACGTGCCTTTCAGGAAGCCAGCCGCCTGAACCCAACTGAGAGCGTAATTCTCTTTAATCTGGCTGAAACGCAGTACGCTGGCGGCGACCTGACTGCAGCCATCGCGACCATTCAGCGGGCGGTGCTGGCCCAGCCACGCGACGCCCTGAACCGGGCCTAC
The sequence above is a segment of the Deinococcus radiophilus genome. Coding sequences within it:
- a CDS encoding tetratricopeptide repeat protein — protein: MSNFSLKRTPGLALAALGLLSTGYFFPAAAQSSATGPVPMTQQAAPISASSYVTVGQFYYGQGNFQRALVAYGAAVRANPTNPDALLGLGRTQTRLGQSSAAAATLTRLLELDPANISAHVALSQAYSLAFRQDRLPQSGEIRLGQPAGGDANLRSALATLDAAERALSGLPTARRGTEASKIWNERGYILRFQGDLRGAIRAFQEASRLNPTESVILFNLAETQYAGGDLTAAIATIQRAVLAQPRDALNRAYFARLLAEGGNFAVARPQAAMAVQLAPTSAYAAGQYGVVSYLAREPLTARVQLERALELSGGSYPDFSYYLGRLNLDAGDLTRARSNFGDAASTGQSADAYYFLGLSLERSGTGTAAQPQQAAQAYRQALNLQADHPEAAEGLARLQP